In Halapricum desulfuricans, a single window of DNA contains:
- a CDS encoding cob(I)yrinic acid a,c-diamide adenosyltransferase codes for MTDETDRRSGAQPRQTEKRAATPGRGVRPTAEPIEPAAPEAFGLVQAWYGDGKGKTTAALGMALRAAGHGYRVHVLQFMKGGADSVEATRGEYNAIAQMPGLSYENSGHYGWHGLLDGSSDGEHAATAEAAFDRTRQLVEAAGEADLSGPLELDGEPEAGVHMLVLDEVLYAANRGLVDPGDLQALIKDRPDDLELVLTGGHERPAYLEGYVDLLSHVSADRHPFEADGQRARKGTEY; via the coding sequence ATGACAGACGAGACTGATCGACGATCGGGAGCACAGCCACGACAGACAGAAAAGCGCGCGGCGACGCCGGGCCGCGGCGTCAGGCCCACGGCGGAGCCGATCGAACCGGCCGCGCCGGAGGCGTTCGGCCTCGTGCAGGCCTGGTACGGCGACGGCAAGGGCAAGACCACGGCCGCGCTCGGGATGGCCCTCAGGGCGGCCGGCCACGGCTATCGCGTCCACGTCCTGCAGTTCATGAAAGGCGGGGCCGACAGCGTCGAGGCCACTCGTGGCGAGTACAATGCCATCGCGCAGATGCCGGGCCTGAGCTACGAGAACAGCGGCCACTACGGCTGGCACGGGCTGCTCGACGGCTCCAGCGACGGCGAACACGCCGCGACGGCCGAGGCGGCCTTCGATCGGACGCGCCAGCTCGTCGAGGCCGCGGGCGAAGCGGACCTGTCCGGTCCGCTGGAACTGGACGGCGAGCCCGAGGCTGGCGTCCACATGCTCGTGCTTGACGAGGTGCTGTACGCGGCCAATCGTGGTCTCGTCGATCCCGGGGACCTGCAGGCGCTGATCAAGGACCGGCCAGACGACCTCGAACTCGTGTTGACCGGCGGGCACGAACGGCCCGCGTACCTGGAAGGGTACGTCGATCTGCTGAGCCACGTCAGCGCCGATCGCCACCCCTTCGAGGCGGACGGCCAGCGCGCCCGGAAGGGGACGGAGTACTGA
- a CDS encoding adenosylcobinamide amidohydrolase, giving the protein MFETTVRDGVLRVGRPETRWLSTGWDGGHSRGDAAYNVTVPSGWERTDLDRYVTDRLEAAGFEPEAPVLLTGVSQEHARVARTGSVAVIATVGLSNPATLPPDPEGESVGGTREDDAATHERPPGTCNLFAGTTRDLDPGALANLLTVAAEAKTATLLSSVGFTGTTSDAVVAACDPAGEPAAFSGSATPVGDAVRACVRDAITASLRSRYTDERPPASVAEAEHGIATTTTAEVFEL; this is encoded by the coding sequence ATGTTTGAGACCACGGTCCGCGACGGCGTCTTGCGGGTGGGCCGACCCGAGACGCGCTGGCTCTCGACCGGCTGGGACGGGGGTCACTCGCGCGGCGATGCGGCGTACAACGTGACCGTCCCCAGCGGCTGGGAGCGGACGGACCTCGACCGCTACGTGACGGACCGACTGGAGGCGGCCGGTTTCGAGCCAGAGGCGCCCGTGCTGTTGACCGGCGTCTCTCAGGAACATGCCAGGGTCGCTCGCACCGGGTCGGTCGCCGTGATCGCCACGGTCGGCCTCTCGAACCCGGCGACGCTGCCGCCCGACCCCGAGGGCGAGTCTGTCGGCGGAACTCGGGAAGACGACGCGGCCACACACGAGCGCCCGCCGGGAACGTGCAATCTCTTCGCCGGGACGACTCGCGATCTCGACCCCGGGGCGCTGGCGAACCTGCTGACCGTCGCGGCCGAGGCGAAGACGGCGACGCTGCTGTCCTCGGTCGGGTTCACCGGTACGACCAGCGACGCGGTCGTCGCGGCCTGCGATCCAGCAGGCGAGCCGGCCGCCTTCTCCGGCAGTGCGACGCCGGTCGGTGACGCCGTCCGCGCCTGCGTTCGCGACGCCATCACGGCCAGCCTCCGGTCGCGCTATACCGACGAGCGGCCGCCGGCGAGCGTCGCTGAAGCAGAGCACGGGATCGCTACGACCACGACAGCGGAGGTTTTCGAGCTATGA
- a CDS encoding aminotransferase class I/II-fold pyridoxal phosphate-dependent enzyme: protein MNDERARGVGPVAHGSSDDPELLDFSANTNPRTPPGVADVYEDALDRAGSYPPEPPNEYRETAAEYVDVTPESVVPTPGGLAAIRLAIALAVDPGDSALVPAPSFGEYAREIRLQGGTPSFVSPEAIVEADPADHALAVVCNPNNPTGEAIAQDDLRTFARRCRESDTTLLIDEAFLGYTDRPSMAGTEGVVVARSLTKLFGLPGIRAGFAVATGPFGEAMRNARRPWNLGAPALAVGSHCMRQGAFVEATRERVARERERMREALATRFDVHESEGPFLLLEVGDRPVGRFVAAVRERAVAIRDATTFRGLDSHVRVAVREPEANDRLLEVLTDV from the coding sequence ATGAACGACGAACGAGCACGCGGCGTCGGACCGGTCGCCCACGGGTCCAGCGACGACCCCGAACTGCTGGATTTCAGCGCGAACACCAACCCGCGGACACCACCCGGCGTCGCCGACGTCTACGAGGACGCACTGGATCGGGCGGGGTCGTACCCGCCCGAGCCACCGAACGAGTACCGCGAGACTGCGGCCGAGTACGTCGATGTCACGCCCGAGTCGGTCGTGCCGACGCCGGGCGGGCTGGCCGCGATCCGGCTGGCGATCGCACTCGCGGTCGATCCGGGCGACAGCGCGCTCGTCCCGGCACCGAGTTTCGGGGAATACGCTCGCGAGATACGGCTGCAGGGCGGAACGCCGTCGTTCGTCTCACCGGAGGCGATTGTCGAGGCCGACCCGGCCGACCACGCGCTCGCGGTCGTCTGCAACCCGAACAACCCAACGGGCGAGGCGATCGCGCAGGACGACCTCCGCACGTTCGCCCGCCGCTGTCGCGAGAGCGACACCACGCTACTGATCGACGAGGCCTTCCTCGGCTACACCGACCGCCCGTCGATGGCCGGCACCGAGGGCGTCGTCGTCGCCCGGTCGCTGACGAAACTGTTCGGGCTGCCGGGGATCCGGGCCGGGTTTGCCGTCGCGACCGGCCCGTTCGGCGAGGCGATGCGAAACGCCCGGCGACCGTGGAACCTCGGCGCGCCGGCGCTCGCCGTCGGGAGCCACTGCATGCGCCAGGGGGCGTTCGTCGAGGCGACGCGGGAGCGGGTCGCCCGGGAGCGCGAGCGCATGCGCGAGGCGCTTGCGACACGCTTCGACGTGCACGAGTCGGAGGGGCCGTTCCTGCTGCTCGAGGTGGGTGATCGGCCGGTCGGTCGGTTCGTCGCGGCCGTTCGCGAGCGAGCCGTCGCGATCAGGGACGCCACCACGTTCCGGGGGCTCGACTCGCACGTCCGGGTCGCGGTCCGCGAACCCGAGGCGAACGACCGGCTGCTGGAGGTGCTAACGGATGTTTGA
- the cobT gene encoding nicotinate mononucleotide-dependent phosphoribosyltransferase CobT, with protein MGLVVGTTETATIEGLSAAGADPEAMWHTPAADAELLAYGDVLEAPAVPVSPSGCPTPALITRAVRELTGFDLVAIDAGLGVETAAPTVALGSEPGRDIRKPTAVPEAASLWERGRRYGRRLPVEQLTLAESVPGGTTTALAVGDALGIDLSVSSSLPENPVDRKRRVVTAALATSGYSPGELEGRPREALAAVGDPVLAVLAGVAAGALESGTALLLAGGTQQLAVAGLLRADGIDRPISVATTPFVVDDPSADVREAAERLGVDLVVTDPGFEEASGPVFERYLAGEAKEGAGMGGALAAATRENVSMSSVRDRITTLYERLNGATTHA; from the coding sequence ATGGGACTGGTCGTCGGAACGACCGAGACGGCGACGATCGAGGGACTCAGCGCCGCCGGGGCCGATCCGGAGGCGATGTGGCACACGCCCGCCGCCGACGCGGAACTGCTCGCCTACGGCGACGTGCTGGAAGCGCCGGCCGTCCCGGTCAGCCCGAGCGGGTGCCCGACGCCGGCGCTGATTACCCGTGCCGTCCGCGAACTGACCGGGTTCGACCTCGTCGCGATCGACGCCGGCCTCGGCGTTGAGACGGCCGCGCCGACGGTCGCTCTCGGGAGCGAACCGGGCAGGGACATCCGCAAACCCACGGCGGTCCCCGAGGCGGCCTCGCTGTGGGAGCGCGGACGGCGCTACGGCCGACGGCTTCCGGTCGAGCAACTCACCCTCGCCGAGAGCGTCCCCGGCGGCACGACGACGGCGCTCGCGGTCGGCGACGCGCTGGGGATCGACCTGTCGGTCTCCTCGTCGCTGCCGGAGAACCCGGTCGATCGCAAGCGGCGGGTCGTGACTGCAGCGCTCGCGACGAGCGGCTACTCGCCGGGCGAGCTCGAGGGCCGGCCCCGCGAGGCGCTCGCGGCGGTCGGCGACCCCGTGCTGGCCGTCCTCGCCGGCGTCGCGGCCGGCGCGCTGGAGAGCGGGACTGCCCTGCTGCTGGCCGGCGGCACCCAGCAACTCGCCGTCGCCGGCCTGCTCCGGGCAGACGGTATCGACCGCCCGATCTCGGTCGCGACGACGCCCTTCGTCGTCGACGACCCGTCCGCCGACGTCCGCGAGGCGGCCGAGCGGCTGGGGGTCGACCTCGTCGTGACCGACCCCGGGTTCGAGGAAGCGTCCGGCCCCGTCTTCGAGCGCTATCTCGCGGGCGAAGCCAAGGAAGGGGCCGGGATGGGCGGCGCGCTCGCGGCGGCGACCCGAGAGAACGTCTCGATGTCGAGCGTTCGCGATCGGATCACGACGCTGTACGAGAGGCTGAATGGAGCAACGACACACGCATGA
- a CDS encoding NTP transferase domain-containing protein: MCGGRGTRLDAPVEKPLYEIGGRPMIDRVLEALAEPAETTHAVVSPHAPETAAYVDVPTIETAGEGYVADLETALSAVEQPVLTVAADLPLLIDSVVSAVLDAHERGSLSVSVPAGLKRDLGVSVDTTVETADGDLAPTGLNVVGEGPERRLVLEDERLAVNVNRPADARIAEERL; encoded by the coding sequence ATGTGCGGCGGTCGCGGGACCCGCCTCGACGCGCCCGTCGAGAAGCCGCTCTACGAGATCGGCGGCCGACCGATGATCGATCGCGTCCTCGAGGCGCTCGCCGAACCGGCGGAGACGACCCACGCCGTCGTCTCGCCGCACGCGCCCGAGACGGCCGCTTACGTGGACGTCCCGACGATCGAAACCGCCGGTGAGGGCTACGTCGCCGATCTGGAGACGGCGCTGTCGGCCGTCGAGCAGCCGGTACTGACGGTCGCCGCCGACCTGCCGCTTTTGATCGACTCGGTCGTCTCGGCCGTACTCGACGCCCACGAGCGCGGGTCGCTGTCGGTGTCCGTCCCGGCGGGCCTGAAGCGGGACCTCGGCGTCAGCGTCGACACGACCGTCGAGACCGCGGACGGGGACCTCGCGCCGACGGGACTCAACGTCGTCGGCGAGGGGCCCGAACGGCGGCTCGTTCTGGAGGACGAACGGCTGGCGGTCAACGTCAATCGACCCGCCGACGCGAGAATCGCGGAGGAACGACTGTGA
- the cobS gene encoding adenosylcobinamide-GDP ribazoletransferase: protein MAVDAVRGAVGFLTRLPVGQDDDAWDAFRRGPASFPIAGYVIGALAAIPLVALAPPATAAAAFLGWVYLLTGVAHADGLTDLGDALAVHGDAVRRREVMRDTTIGVGGALALSVVTVGLALAAFGLAEAGRGSDRAAVASIVVASEVGAKGAVAVLVCLGEATHEGLGSALTEHAGSASLLPVAGAVVPTVALAVVTPAAPVATVGALVTGGAVLWLARSTVEGVSGDVFGATNELARLVALHSGVIAWTHW, encoded by the coding sequence GTGGCCGTAGACGCCGTTCGCGGGGCGGTCGGCTTCCTCACGCGACTGCCCGTCGGGCAGGACGACGACGCCTGGGACGCCTTCCGTCGGGGGCCTGCGTCGTTCCCGATCGCCGGGTACGTGATCGGGGCGCTCGCGGCGATACCGCTCGTCGCGCTCGCGCCGCCCGCGACGGCCGCGGCCGCGTTCCTGGGGTGGGTGTATCTGCTCACCGGGGTCGCCCACGCCGACGGCCTGACGGACCTGGGCGACGCGCTGGCGGTCCACGGCGACGCCGTCAGACGGCGCGAGGTCATGCGGGACACGACGATCGGCGTCGGCGGCGCGCTGGCGCTGTCGGTCGTGACGGTCGGACTGGCGCTCGCGGCGTTCGGACTGGCCGAGGCGGGCCGCGGGAGCGACCGGGCCGCGGTCGCGTCGATCGTCGTCGCGAGCGAGGTCGGCGCGAAGGGAGCGGTCGCAGTCCTGGTCTGCCTGGGCGAGGCGACCCACGAGGGACTCGGCTCCGCTCTCACCGAACACGCCGGGTCGGCGTCGCTGCTCCCGGTGGCCGGAGCGGTCGTCCCGACCGTCGCGCTCGCCGTAGTGACGCCCGCGGCCCCGGTCGCGACGGTTGGCGCGCTCGTGACGGGCGGGGCGGTCCTGTGGCTCGCCCGCTCGACGGTCGAAGGCGTCAGCGGCGACGTCTTCGGCGCGACGAACGAACTCGCGCGCCTCGTCGCGCTCCATTCGGGGGTGATCGCGTGGACGCACTGGTGA
- the cbiB gene encoding adenosylcobinamide-phosphate synthase CbiB — translation MSEAAVLAIALAGGLDVLVGEPPNRLHPVAYLGRLVGPVDRAWSRPRLVGALAAAVIPVLAGSLAWLVVAGALRAGWLAGALAAGLVLFSTTSLRALVETAREVVEVADADPDRARERIPALVGRDPETLSPGELRSGAVESAAENLADGLLAPLLAFVVATRFATAFGATPALAFGAAAAAWVKGVNTLDSMLGYRSKPVGWASARLDDLVMAVPARVAAVAIAIAARRPGAVPDARSWAREPPSPNSGWPMATLAVALGVRLTKPGVYDLNPGAPVPDRETGARAVRTVAGAGVLSMLAGGVMAWP, via the coding sequence GTGAGCGAAGCCGCCGTGCTGGCGATCGCGCTCGCGGGCGGACTCGACGTCCTCGTCGGCGAACCGCCGAACCGACTCCACCCGGTCGCGTATCTCGGCCGGCTCGTCGGCCCAGTCGATCGAGCGTGGTCCCGTCCCCGGCTCGTCGGGGCGCTCGCAGCCGCCGTGATCCCCGTACTCGCGGGGTCGCTGGCCTGGCTGGTCGTCGCGGGTGCGCTCCGTGCCGGCTGGCTCGCGGGTGCGCTCGCGGCCGGGCTCGTCCTCTTCTCGACGACGAGTCTCCGCGCGCTGGTCGAGACCGCGCGCGAGGTCGTCGAGGTCGCGGACGCCGATCCCGACCGGGCACGCGAGCGGATCCCGGCGCTCGTCGGTCGCGATCCCGAGACGCTCTCACCGGGGGAACTCCGGAGCGGCGCGGTCGAGAGCGCCGCCGAGAACCTCGCCGACGGGCTGCTCGCGCCGCTGCTGGCCTTCGTCGTCGCCACACGGTTCGCGACGGCGTTCGGAGCGACGCCCGCGCTCGCGTTCGGGGCCGCGGCGGCCGCGTGGGTCAAGGGCGTCAACACGCTGGATTCGATGCTCGGCTACCGGTCGAAGCCGGTCGGCTGGGCGAGCGCGCGCCTGGATGACCTCGTGATGGCTGTCCCCGCCCGCGTGGCCGCCGTGGCGATCGCGATCGCCGCACGCCGGCCCGGCGCAGTCCCGGACGCGCGGTCGTGGGCCCGCGAGCCGCCGTCGCCGAACTCGGGGTGGCCGATGGCGACGCTCGCGGTCGCGCTCGGGGTCCGGCTGACCAAGCCCGGCGTCTACGACCTCAATCCGGGCGCGCCGGTTCCGGACCGCGAGACCGGAGCGCGCGCGGTCCGGACCGTCGCCGGCGCGGGCGTCCTGTCGATGCTCGCTGGCGGGGTGATGGCGTGGCCGTAG
- a CDS encoding HAD family hydrolase, with translation MHASQPISFDCFGTLLSVERPDDPAAAVSDALDRRGVDIPDDWARVYAEPHRQVEPGREGSLVAHVVAALRSRGRDPATPTVRAAVLAAFESPVRTRDGAVAAVDAAASVGPVGVCSNCSVPGLVERSLERSTLDDEHFDAVVTSVDCGWRKPDRRAFEAVADALDTTPTDLLHVGDDPETDGAAPEATLLSERSLPELAARWRDQQ, from the coding sequence GTGCACGCCTCCCAGCCAATCTCGTTCGACTGCTTCGGAACGTTGCTGTCGGTCGAACGGCCCGACGATCCGGCCGCTGCCGTCTCCGACGCGCTCGATCGGCGAGGGGTCGACATTCCGGACGATTGGGCGCGCGTCTACGCGGAGCCGCACCGGCAGGTCGAGCCCGGTCGGGAGGGCTCGCTGGTCGCACACGTCGTCGCCGCGCTCCGGAGTCGCGGACGCGACCCGGCGACGCCGACCGTCCGGGCGGCCGTGCTGGCGGCGTTCGAGTCGCCGGTCCGGACACGCGATGGTGCTGTCGCGGCCGTCGATGCGGCCGCGAGCGTCGGCCCGGTCGGCGTCTGCTCGAACTGCAGCGTCCCCGGACTGGTCGAACGGTCGCTGGAACGATCCACACTGGACGACGAGCACTTCGACGCTGTCGTCACGAGCGTCGACTGCGGCTGGCGCAAGCCCGACCGCCGGGCGTTCGAGGCCGTCGCCGACGCGCTCGACACGACTCCGACCGATCTGCTGCACGTCGGCGACGATCCCGAAACCGACGGGGCCGCGCCCGAGGCGACCCTCCTCTCGGAGCGGTCGCTTCCGGAACTGGCCGCTCGCTGGAGGGACCAGCAGTGA
- a CDS encoding PGF-CTERM-anchored ABC transporter substrate-binding protein, giving the protein MARLRLAVVAVMLLVVVSTGGVAASAPAQTVAPTERQGLQNDTASLGPGQSAALQSENCSFPVEVTDATGEPVTIEEEPDRVVALGASVAQTMWAIDAEETVVGLPTGYTTAYLNGSQNRTNVLGANQNAIVENIVDLEPDVVLAANIIDEDDIETLRDNGFTVVHFEGASSISDVTEKTRLTGQLVGACEGAATVADAMNATVEEVRASATDGENPTVYYAMGGGWTAGPDTFIGDVIATAGGDNVAAAADIRTYGEISEEVIAAENPDWIVVPEGRELPKSPAINATTAVRNDQIVRVNANFISQPGPRVTEPLQELSAAFNPDGASETQTVTETERDAVTTESDGGATDAPTTEAPTTDSGSGFGPGFGPVAALLALVASGLLARRR; this is encoded by the coding sequence ATGGCACGATTACGACTTGCAGTCGTCGCGGTAATGCTGCTGGTGGTCGTCTCGACCGGCGGGGTCGCGGCGAGCGCACCGGCACAGACAGTTGCACCGACGGAACGACAGGGCCTTCAGAACGACACGGCGTCACTCGGTCCCGGGCAGTCGGCCGCGCTACAGAGCGAAAACTGTTCGTTCCCGGTCGAGGTGACAGACGCGACCGGGGAGCCGGTCACGATCGAGGAGGAACCTGACCGCGTGGTCGCGCTCGGCGCGAGCGTCGCCCAGACGATGTGGGCGATCGACGCCGAAGAGACGGTCGTCGGACTCCCGACCGGGTACACGACGGCGTACCTGAACGGCTCCCAGAATCGGACGAACGTCCTCGGTGCGAATCAGAACGCGATCGTCGAGAACATCGTCGACCTCGAGCCCGACGTGGTGCTCGCGGCGAACATCATCGACGAGGACGACATAGAGACGCTTCGCGATAACGGGTTTACCGTCGTCCACTTCGAAGGAGCGAGTTCGATCTCGGACGTGACCGAAAAGACCCGCCTGACTGGACAGCTCGTCGGCGCCTGTGAGGGGGCCGCCACAGTCGCCGACGCGATGAACGCGACAGTCGAGGAAGTGCGTGCGAGCGCGACCGACGGCGAGAACCCGACCGTCTACTACGCGATGGGCGGCGGCTGGACGGCCGGCCCGGACACGTTCATCGGCGACGTGATCGCGACGGCGGGCGGCGACAACGTCGCGGCCGCGGCAGACATCCGGACGTACGGTGAGATCAGCGAGGAGGTGATCGCCGCAGAGAATCCTGACTGGATCGTCGTGCCGGAGGGACGGGAACTCCCCAAGAGCCCCGCGATCAACGCCACGACTGCCGTCCGGAACGACCAGATCGTCAGGGTGAACGCGAACTTCATCAGCCAGCCCGGGCCGCGGGTGACCGAGCCGTTGCAGGAGCTCTCGGCGGCGTTCAACCCGGACGGTGCGAGCGAGACACAGACGGTCACGGAGACCGAACGAGACGCTGTCACGACTGAATCCGACGGCGGGGCGACCGACGCACCCACAACGGAAGCGCCGACAACCGACTCCGGAAGCGGGTTCGGACCCGGCTTCGGCCCCGTCGCGGCACTGCTCGCGCTGGTCGCCTCGGGACTGCTCGCGCGGCGTCGCTGA
- the btuC gene encoding vitamin B12 ABC transporter permease BtuC, whose translation MRVRRRTTLWSSGLLAALVAVVLTSATIGPVELSLPVVAKATLNAVGVPAGVSLSTETASLAGLSVPWPGIDVRYAYPFAFGVPETSELIVRQVRLPRIVLGAVVGFSLGTAGAVMQGFFRNPMADPSIIGVSTGAAVGAVATIALPALLPFGLQTAAFVGAVVTAFVVYLLATEDGRTPVATLLLAGVAVQTFLGAVVSFLLLQSGESLEEAVYWLMGNLHGVGWDEVATTLPATVVLFGALVPFARDLNVLMLGEADARTLGIPVEWTKRLLLALSSLLTAAAVAVAGVIGFVGLIVPHMMRLVVGPDHRVLLPTSALAGAVFLVVTDTLARANPQELPVGIVTAALGAPFFLFLLRRREVHEL comes from the coding sequence ATGCGAGTCAGACGTCGAACCACGCTCTGGTCGAGCGGGCTGCTCGCGGCGCTGGTCGCGGTCGTACTCACGAGTGCGACGATCGGGCCGGTCGAGCTGAGCCTGCCGGTCGTCGCGAAGGCGACGCTGAACGCCGTCGGCGTCCCGGCCGGCGTCTCGCTTTCGACCGAGACGGCGTCGCTCGCCGGCCTGTCGGTACCGTGGCCGGGGATCGACGTCCGGTACGCCTACCCCTTCGCGTTCGGCGTGCCCGAGACGAGCGAACTCATCGTCCGGCAGGTGCGCCTGCCGCGGATCGTCCTCGGGGCGGTCGTGGGCTTCTCGCTCGGCACCGCCGGAGCGGTCATGCAGGGCTTCTTCCGGAACCCGATGGCCGACCCGTCGATCATCGGCGTCTCGACCGGCGCGGCCGTCGGTGCGGTCGCGACCATCGCGCTCCCGGCGCTGCTCCCGTTCGGGCTCCAGACGGCGGCCTTTGTCGGCGCGGTCGTGACGGCCTTCGTCGTCTATCTGCTCGCGACCGAAGACGGTCGGACGCCGGTCGCGACGCTGTTGCTCGCCGGCGTGGCCGTCCAGACGTTTCTCGGCGCCGTCGTCTCGTTTCTGCTGCTCCAGAGCGGCGAGAGCCTCGAGGAGGCCGTCTACTGGCTGATGGGCAACCTCCACGGCGTCGGCTGGGACGAGGTCGCCACGACGCTGCCGGCGACTGTCGTCCTGTTCGGTGCGCTGGTTCCGTTCGCGCGCGACCTCAACGTCCTCATGCTCGGCGAGGCGGACGCGCGGACGCTGGGTATCCCCGTCGAGTGGACCAAGCGCCTGCTGCTGGCGCTGTCAAGTCTACTGACGGCCGCCGCGGTCGCCGTCGCCGGCGTCATCGGCTTCGTCGGGCTGATCGTCCCACACATGATGCGGCTGGTCGTCGGCCCGGACCACCGCGTGCTGTTGCCGACCAGCGCGCTCGCCGGGGCGGTCTTTCTGGTCGTGACCGACACGCTCGCCCGCGCGAACCCCCAGGAGCTGCCAGTCGGGATCGTCACCGCCGCGCTCGGCGCGCCGTTCTTCCTGTTCCTGCTTCGTCGCCGGGAGGTGCACGAGCTGTGA
- a CDS encoding ATP-binding cassette domain-containing protein yields the protein MSDLLEISDVSVAFGDARVLDSVSLSVGRGEFVGLVGPNGAGKTTLLRAINGVRAPDDGTVRVDGDRLTDRSTKAWSRRVATVPQDTGVSFAFDVEAVVEMGRAPHRRRTQFGTSERDRRRVEDALELTNTADLRDRPIDELSGGERQRVFVARALAQDTPLLALDEPTASLDVNHQVEILRLVSDLVGDGRAALAAIHDLELAARFCDRLALLSNGRIRAVGPPESVLRSDALDPAFETTTAVATNPVTGTPAVTAGADRSGDDGRRVHVVGGGRVGSRAIASLQRAGHEPSAGVLRSGDLALETAASLDVPVATTPAAGPVDPDAVAAAHELTADASVVVLADVEVGPRQWALDLADGAPAVVLLEERPLADRLHGGERARERYETLRHRATTADPEALPSAVESAVGTIERPADD from the coding sequence GTGAGCGATCTGCTCGAAATCTCGGACGTCTCGGTCGCGTTCGGTGACGCTCGCGTGCTCGACTCGGTCTCGCTCTCGGTCGGGCGCGGGGAGTTCGTCGGCCTCGTCGGCCCGAACGGCGCCGGCAAGACGACGCTGCTGCGGGCGATCAACGGCGTCCGCGCACCCGACGACGGAACCGTCCGCGTCGACGGTGATCGACTGACCGATCGCTCGACGAAAGCCTGGAGTCGGCGGGTCGCAACCGTCCCCCAGGACACCGGCGTCTCCTTCGCCTTCGACGTCGAAGCCGTCGTCGAGATGGGGCGCGCTCCACACCGGCGGCGCACCCAGTTCGGCACCTCCGAGCGCGACCGCCGCCGGGTCGAGGACGCCCTGGAACTGACGAACACCGCCGATCTGCGGGACCGCCCGATCGACGAACTCTCCGGCGGCGAGCGCCAGCGCGTGTTCGTCGCCCGCGCGCTGGCTCAGGACACGCCGCTGCTGGCGCTGGACGAACCGACCGCGAGCCTCGACGTCAACCATCAGGTCGAGATCCTCCGGCTCGTGAGCGACCTCGTCGGCGACGGCCGGGCGGCCCTGGCGGCGATCCACGACCTCGAACTCGCCGCGCGCTTCTGTGACCGGCTCGCGCTGCTGTCGAACGGACGGATACGGGCGGTCGGCCCGCCGGAGTCGGTGCTCCGGTCGGACGCGTTGGATCCCGCTTTCGAGACGACCACGGCGGTCGCGACGAACCCAGTCACCGGAACGCCGGCCGTGACCGCCGGGGCCGACCGGTCCGGCGACGACGGTCGACGCGTGCACGTCGTCGGCGGCGGGCGCGTCGGCTCGCGGGCGATCGCGAGCCTGCAACGGGCGGGCCACGAACCGAGCGCGGGCGTCCTCCGGAGCGGCGATCTGGCGCTCGAGACGGCGGCGTCGCTCGACGTTCCAGTGGCAACGACCCCCGCCGCAGGCCCGGTCGATCCCGACGCCGTCGCGGCCGCACACGAACTGACCGCCGACGCGTCGGTCGTCGTTCTCGCTGACGTCGAGGTCGGCCCCCGCCAGTGGGCGCTCGATCTCGCGGACGGTGCGCCGGCGGTCGTCCTGCTGGAGGAACGGCCCCTCGCGGACCGACTGCACGGGGGCGAGCGCGCGCGAGAGCGATACGAAACCCTCCGACATCGGGCGACGACCGCCGACCCGGAGGCGCTCCCCTCGGCGGTCGAGTCGGCTGTCGGAACGATCGAACGGCCGGCCGACGATTGA
- a CDS encoding MaoC family dehydratase — translation MPIYFEDISVGETETFGSYTVSRDEIVEFARQYDPQPFHVDGEAAAESPFGGLVASGWHTAAMTMRVLVDGFLERAATRGALGVDELRWYDPVRPGDTLSARTEVVATEPWSDAYGKVDVRVETHVDGEVVCSMVGLILFARREP, via the coding sequence ATGCCGATCTATTTCGAAGACATCTCCGTTGGCGAGACGGAGACGTTCGGTTCGTACACGGTCTCCCGGGATGAGATCGTCGAGTTCGCCCGCCAGTACGACCCCCAGCCGTTTCACGTCGACGGCGAGGCCGCTGCCGAGTCGCCGTTCGGCGGGCTGGTCGCCAGCGGCTGGCACACCGCCGCGATGACGATGCGGGTGCTGGTCGACGGGTTCCTCGAACGGGCCGCCACGCGCGGCGCGCTCGGCGTCGACGAACTCCGATGGTACGACCCCGTCCGGCCGGGCGACACGCTGTCGGCCCGGACCGAAGTCGTCGCGACTGAACCCTGGAGCGACGCCTACGGGAAAGTCGACGTCCGCGTCGAGACCCATGTCGACGGTGAGGTCGTTTGCTCGATGGTCGGATTGATCCTGTTCGCGAGACGGGAACCGTAG